In the Pseudochaenichthys georgianus chromosome 1, fPseGeo1.2, whole genome shotgun sequence genome, one interval contains:
- the LOC117450033 gene encoding atlastin-2-like isoform X1 — translation MTSSVMVYNLSQNVQEDDLQHLQLFTEYGRLAMEEVYEKPFQSLMFLIRDWSYPYEHPYGLEGGRSFLEKRLQVKQNQHEELQNVRKHIHSCFSNIGCFLLPHPGLKVATNPHFDGRLRDIDDEFKKELVNLVPTLLSPENLVEKEIGGVKITCRDLLQYFKAYMKIYQGEELPHPKSMLQATAEANNLAAVAGAKGLYNKGMDQVCGGDKPYINPAELERRHLEFRQASVKHFRGVKKMGGEEFCRRYQEQLEAELDQTYSNFSKHNDGKNIFFAARTPATLFAVMFVMYVVSMVTGFVGINSVATLCNLLMGVALTALCVWAYVKYSGEFREVGGVIDQVAETLWEQRTPRKVFSKLFEVARSRVPLGSLIPAPRPRLPSNNNVKKKN, via the exons ATGACCAGCTCTGTGATG GTGTACAACCTGTCCCAGAATGTCCAGGAGGACGACCTCCAGCACCTCCAG CTCTTCACGGAGTACGGGCGGCTGGCCATGGAGGAAGTTTATGAGAAACCATTTCAG AGTCTGATGTTCCTGATCAGAGACTGGAGTTATCCATACGAGCACCCGTATGGCCTGGAGGGAGGACGGAGCTTCCTGGAGAAGCGGCTGCAG GTGAAGCAGAACCAACACGAGGAGCTGCAGAACGTCAGGAAACACATCCACTCCTGCTTCTCCAACATCGGCTGCTTCCTGCTGCCTCACCCCGGCCTCAAGGTCGCCACCAACCCTCACTTTGACGGCCGGCTCAGAG ATATCGATGATGAGTTTAAGAAGGAGCTGGTGAACCTCGTCCCCACGCTGCTCTCTCCAGAGAACCTGGTGGAGAAGGAGATCGGAGGAGTCAAGATCACCTGCAGAGACCTGTTGCAATACTTCAAA GCTTACATGAAGATCTATCAGGGAGAGGAGCTTCCTCACCCCAAGTCCATGCTGCAG GCAACAGCTGAAGCTAATAACCTTGCAGCTGTAGCAGGAGCCAAAGGCTTGTACAACAAAGGCATGGATCAG GTCTGCGGCGGAGACAAACCCTACATCAACCCGGCGGAGCTGGAGCGCCGGCACCTGGAGTTCAGGCAGGCGTCGGTGAAACACTTCCGCGGCGTTAAGAAAATGGGCGGCGAGGAATTCTGCCGGCGCTACCAGGAGCAGCTGGAGGCGGAGCTGGACCAGACGTACAGCAACTTCAGCAAGCACAACGACGGCAAGAACATCTTCTTCGCCGCGCGGACCCCCGCCACGCTGTTCGCCGTCATGTTCGTGATGTACGTGGTGTCGATGGTCACGGGCTTCGTGGGCATCAACTCCGTGGCAACGCTGTGTAACCTGCTGATGGGCGTCGCGCTGACGGCACTCTGCGTCTGGGCGTACGTGAAATACTCCGGAGAGTTCCGTGAGGTGGGAGGAGTCATCGACCAGGTGGCTGAAACCCTCTGGGAACAG AGGACTCCACGAAAG
- the LOC117450033 gene encoding atlastin-2-like isoform X2 encodes MTSSVMVYNLSQNVQEDDLQHLQLFTEYGRLAMEEVYEKPFQSLMFLIRDWSYPYEHPYGLEGGRSFLEKRLQVKQNQHEELQNVRKHIHSCFSNIGCFLLPHPGLKVATNPHFDGRLRDIDDEFKKELVNLVPTLLSPENLVEKEIGGVKITCRDLLQYFKAYMKIYQGEELPHPKSMLQATAEANNLAAVAGAKGLYNKGMDQVCGGDKPYINPAELERRHLEFRQASVKHFRGVKKMGGEEFCRRYQEQLEAELDQTYSNFSKHNDGKNIFFAARTPATLFAVMFVMYVVSMVTGFVGINSVATLCNLLMGVALTALCVWAYVKYSGEFREVGGVIDQVAETLWEQVFSKLFEVARSRVPLGSLIPAPRPRLPSNNNVKKKN; translated from the exons ATGACCAGCTCTGTGATG GTGTACAACCTGTCCCAGAATGTCCAGGAGGACGACCTCCAGCACCTCCAG CTCTTCACGGAGTACGGGCGGCTGGCCATGGAGGAAGTTTATGAGAAACCATTTCAG AGTCTGATGTTCCTGATCAGAGACTGGAGTTATCCATACGAGCACCCGTATGGCCTGGAGGGAGGACGGAGCTTCCTGGAGAAGCGGCTGCAG GTGAAGCAGAACCAACACGAGGAGCTGCAGAACGTCAGGAAACACATCCACTCCTGCTTCTCCAACATCGGCTGCTTCCTGCTGCCTCACCCCGGCCTCAAGGTCGCCACCAACCCTCACTTTGACGGCCGGCTCAGAG ATATCGATGATGAGTTTAAGAAGGAGCTGGTGAACCTCGTCCCCACGCTGCTCTCTCCAGAGAACCTGGTGGAGAAGGAGATCGGAGGAGTCAAGATCACCTGCAGAGACCTGTTGCAATACTTCAAA GCTTACATGAAGATCTATCAGGGAGAGGAGCTTCCTCACCCCAAGTCCATGCTGCAG GCAACAGCTGAAGCTAATAACCTTGCAGCTGTAGCAGGAGCCAAAGGCTTGTACAACAAAGGCATGGATCAG GTCTGCGGCGGAGACAAACCCTACATCAACCCGGCGGAGCTGGAGCGCCGGCACCTGGAGTTCAGGCAGGCGTCGGTGAAACACTTCCGCGGCGTTAAGAAAATGGGCGGCGAGGAATTCTGCCGGCGCTACCAGGAGCAGCTGGAGGCGGAGCTGGACCAGACGTACAGCAACTTCAGCAAGCACAACGACGGCAAGAACATCTTCTTCGCCGCGCGGACCCCCGCCACGCTGTTCGCCGTCATGTTCGTGATGTACGTGGTGTCGATGGTCACGGGCTTCGTGGGCATCAACTCCGTGGCAACGCTGTGTAACCTGCTGATGGGCGTCGCGCTGACGGCACTCTGCGTCTGGGCGTACGTGAAATACTCCGGAGAGTTCCGTGAGGTGGGAGGAGTCATCGACCAGGTGGCTGAAACCCTCTGGGAACAG